From the Terriglobales bacterium genome, one window contains:
- a CDS encoding ABC transporter permease subunit yields the protein MSSRLRAVAFNTFREAVRDRVLYNLILFALLLVACAPLISEISVGVQRVLLINLSLTAISIFGTVISIFVGISLVSKEIERKTLYPVLARPIGRGEFIVGKYFGLAGTLAVNTLAMTVGFYLVLFLIMRNVAAADANVLIAIYFLLLQFLVVIGLALLFSSFSSPLLSALFTLALFVAGSFAQDLRGFAEAAHGVTRWFSWAASYIVPNLDRLNVITRAAHDEKISAVLVGYNTIYALLYSCVAVSAATLIFSRRNLK from the coding sequence GTGAGCAGCCGTCTTCGAGCAGTAGCTTTCAATACCTTTCGCGAGGCCGTGCGCGACCGCGTTCTTTACAACCTCATTCTGTTTGCGCTCTTGCTAGTTGCGTGCGCACCGCTTATCAGTGAGATCTCGGTTGGAGTTCAGCGCGTTCTGCTGATCAATCTGAGTTTGACAGCGATTTCCATTTTTGGAACTGTAATCTCAATTTTTGTTGGAATCAGCCTCGTGTCGAAGGAGATCGAGCGGAAGACGCTGTATCCCGTCTTGGCTCGTCCCATCGGACGCGGAGAATTCATCGTCGGCAAATATTTTGGACTGGCCGGCACGCTTGCCGTGAACACGTTGGCGATGACCGTGGGTTTCTATCTCGTGCTATTTCTGATTATGAGGAATGTCGCGGCTGCCGACGCGAATGTACTGATCGCGATTTATTTTCTGCTTTTACAGTTCCTGGTTGTGATCGGATTGGCTTTGCTGTTTTCGTCGTTCTCGTCGCCATTGCTTTCTGCTTTGTTTACTCTGGCGCTCTTTGTGGCGGGAAGTTTTGCGCAGGATCTGCGCGGGTTTGCGGAAGCTGCCCACGGCGTGACCAGATGGTTCTCCTGGGCGGCTTCGTACATCGTGCCGAATCTGGACCGTTTGAATGTAATCACGCGTGCCGCCCACGATGAGAAGATTTCAGCAGTCCTGGTCGGGTACAACACCATTTATGCGCTCTTGTACTCGTGCGTGGCGGTAAGCGCGGCCACGCTAATTTTCTCGCGCAGGAATTTGAAGTGA
- a CDS encoding ABC transporter ATP-binding protein codes for MLALEILELEKTYTVGFWRKTKKVGLKPFHLEVPAGEVFGFLGPNGAGKTTTLKLLMGLTFPTAGAARILGRDWRDPAIRARIGFLPEQPYFYDYLTPTELLDYYGTLSGVSAADLRIRIPKLLERVGLAEHARVQLRKFSKGMLQRVGIAQAVLHEPEVVFLDEPMSGLDPVGRREIREFIQALNQEGKTVFFSTHILADAQALCHRVSVLNRGELRGVGVVAELLGKARKRFDVIWDIANPPATANGTDPKQVAAVTPKLEAIGVSCHAAGDTIRATVEEAKLQDVLNIVRAPHARLISVNPVGGSLEEFFLERVADRPEARP; via the coding sequence ATGCTTGCCCTCGAGATCCTCGAACTAGAAAAAACATACACGGTTGGCTTTTGGCGGAAGACCAAAAAGGTTGGGCTTAAGCCATTTCATTTGGAAGTTCCGGCCGGAGAAGTTTTTGGTTTTCTTGGACCGAATGGAGCTGGAAAGACCACTACTCTCAAGCTCCTGATGGGGCTGACCTTTCCTACGGCGGGGGCCGCACGCATTCTTGGGCGCGACTGGCGCGATCCGGCTATTCGTGCGCGCATCGGATTCCTGCCTGAGCAGCCTTACTTCTACGATTACCTCACCCCGACCGAATTGCTCGATTACTACGGCACGCTGTCGGGGGTATCGGCTGCCGACCTACGCATTCGCATTCCTAAGCTGCTGGAACGTGTAGGGCTCGCGGAACACGCTCGAGTCCAACTGCGAAAGTTTTCCAAAGGGATGCTGCAGCGCGTCGGCATCGCCCAGGCGGTTTTGCATGAGCCTGAAGTGGTGTTTCTTGATGAGCCCATGTCTGGACTCGATCCAGTCGGTCGGCGCGAAATTCGCGAATTCATTCAGGCGCTTAATCAGGAAGGCAAGACCGTCTTCTTCTCAACGCACATCCTGGCGGACGCGCAGGCGCTTTGTCATCGCGTATCGGTGTTGAACCGTGGGGAATTGCGCGGAGTCGGCGTCGTGGCGGAGCTTCTGGGCAAAGCGCGAAAGCGATTTGACGTGATCTGGGACATCGCTAACCCGCCCGCTACCGCGAACGGTACTGACCCGAAGCAGGTCGCTGCGGTGACTCCCAAATTGGAAGCCATCGGCGTGAGTTGTCACGCGGCTGGGGATACCATTCGCGCCACCGTTGAAGAGGCGAAGCTGCAGGATGTGCTCAACATCGTGCGCGCCCCTCATGCTCGCCTCATCTCGGTGAATCCTGTTGGAGGCTCTCTCGAAGAATTTTTTCTGGAGCGTGTTGCAGACCGACCGGAGGCGCGCCCGTGA
- a CDS encoding N-acetyltransferase: MPEIRQYRPDDFEQLWALDQACFSREIAYSRDELAYYLRAPRALCFVAEENGGPMGFILGHQQRGGVGHVVTLDVAPQVQRSGLGSILMKKLEAGFATLGCDSLILEVAVNNHPGLSFYKKHGFSVVKTLRRYYPGGLDGLLMGKKLSTPVP, encoded by the coding sequence ATGCCCGAAATACGCCAATATCGGCCCGACGATTTCGAACAACTTTGGGCACTCGATCAGGCCTGCTTTTCTCGAGAGATCGCATATTCCCGTGACGAGCTTGCGTATTACTTGAGAGCGCCGCGAGCATTGTGTTTCGTGGCTGAAGAAAACGGCGGGCCGATGGGTTTCATTTTGGGTCATCAACAGCGTGGAGGCGTGGGACACGTAGTAACCCTCGACGTTGCTCCTCAGGTCCAGCGAAGCGGCTTGGGATCAATTCTTATGAAGAAGCTTGAAGCCGGCTTCGCAACATTGGGCTGCGACTCTCTAATCCTTGAGGTGGCAGTAAACAATCATCCGGGCCTGAGCTTCTATAAAAAGCACGGTTTTAGCGTCGTAAAGACCTTGCGGCGCTATTACCCCGGTGGTCTCGATGGCCTGCTGATGGGCAAAAAGCTGTCGACGCCAGTCCCTTAA
- a CDS encoding glycosyltransferase family 39 protein has protein sequence MSSTTAKEIFAATFGTIEGKRSSSVAALDRSRVEQVTQTVARIALTFALAFSVTDWFSGIRSPLWLDETNSYWSISQGFGKIWAHQGLAFPIYTYVLWFTKTLFGSSEVVLRLPSVFAMISAAYVLYCIARRFFEWDVAGIVTVIFCVHPFVSFAAIDARPYAFATLAVNCSILALLRWMERNTTARATTFGIALGSVFYFHYLFSVILGALAIVFVVFKRREWNSYQRNFAISMLPFGVMMLPVIPRVLWIAQTTQSHVYLGLPRPADLFITVVPGNVGSVFVGAVFIAVIVGKLGAPEHEHRATIPACLVLGLVPLLSLYAVSLYTPVHIFAERYRLVALPGVALCWGLLVSRLNSRVVRTIFCLALIAFTFNEFPGKTWKSHGFSWKDALNVADASAATTHAPLLICSGLRESSFRPMPTTDIAQSDLFAPLSYYKVHAPVVPLPRDFNQETKRQVTSFLATAIPNRERFLVVGHTESEQTTKWITSETATSYRTRELGTYDGMTVTEFVPR, from the coding sequence ATGTCCAGCACGACAGCTAAGGAAATTTTCGCGGCGACCTTCGGCACGATCGAAGGCAAACGGAGCTCATCTGTCGCTGCACTTGATCGAAGCAGGGTGGAGCAAGTCACTCAAACCGTCGCACGCATCGCTTTAACGTTTGCACTAGCTTTCTCCGTCACCGATTGGTTTTCGGGGATCCGATCTCCGCTGTGGCTCGATGAAACAAACTCCTACTGGTCCATAAGTCAGGGCTTTGGAAAGATCTGGGCGCACCAGGGCCTCGCCTTTCCTATTTACACGTACGTTCTCTGGTTCACTAAGACTCTATTCGGGTCCTCTGAAGTCGTGCTGAGGCTGCCTTCAGTCTTCGCGATGATTTCTGCGGCGTACGTCTTGTATTGCATCGCGAGAAGATTCTTCGAGTGGGACGTAGCCGGAATCGTAACCGTCATTTTCTGCGTTCATCCATTTGTGTCGTTTGCCGCAATTGACGCGCGGCCATATGCATTCGCGACGCTCGCAGTCAACTGCTCTATCCTGGCTCTGCTGCGATGGATGGAGAGAAATACCACAGCGAGAGCGACTACTTTCGGAATCGCGCTTGGCAGCGTCTTCTACTTTCACTATCTCTTCAGTGTCATCCTGGGTGCTCTCGCGATCGTTTTTGTCGTATTCAAACGAAGAGAGTGGAACAGTTACCAGCGTAACTTCGCGATCTCAATGCTACCCTTTGGCGTGATGATGTTGCCAGTCATTCCTCGCGTTCTATGGATAGCCCAGACGACGCAGTCGCATGTCTACCTCGGGCTTCCGCGGCCCGCGGATCTATTCATAACAGTAGTTCCTGGCAATGTTGGTTCGGTATTTGTAGGTGCCGTATTCATCGCTGTGATTGTTGGGAAGTTAGGAGCACCGGAACATGAGCACCGAGCCACGATTCCTGCTTGCTTGGTGTTGGGGCTAGTCCCCCTTTTGTCTTTGTACGCAGTCAGTTTATACACGCCGGTGCACATCTTCGCGGAGCGCTACAGACTCGTCGCTTTACCCGGAGTCGCGCTCTGTTGGGGATTGCTGGTCAGTCGTCTCAATTCGAGGGTTGTGCGAACCATATTCTGCCTTGCATTGATTGCATTCACGTTTAATGAGTTCCCCGGCAAAACTTGGAAGAGCCACGGGTTTTCATGGAAAGACGCGTTGAATGTTGCGGATGCCAGCGCTGCCACAACTCATGCTCCCCTGTTGATCTGTAGCGGGCTGCGCGAATCGAGTTTTCGTCCGATGCCTACCACGGACATTGCGCAGAGTGACTTATTCGCACCCCTCAGCTACTACAAAGTCCATGCGCCAGTGGTGCCCCTTCCACGCGACTTTAATCAGGAAACGAAACGGCAAGTGACAAGTTTTCTTGCGACCGCTATTCCCAATCGCGAGCGATTCCTGGTCGTCGGTCATACTGAATCTGAACAAACCACTAAATGGATCACGAGTGAAACGGCGACGAGCTACCGGACGAGAGAGTTGGGGACATACGACGGAATGACGGTTACTGAATTCGTGCCGCGCTAG
- a CDS encoding protein-L-isoaspartate(D-aspartate) O-methyltransferase: MDSRELMIERQLKARGIASEAVLAAMRKVPREEFVAPELQEHAYEDRPLIIGCSQTISQPYIVASMLQALELRPEDRVLELGTGSGYQTALLCELSQSVISIERHAPLAELAQQHLARLGYRNFEIVVGDGTVGYSPAAPYDAIIVSAAAPEIPPALVEQLAERGRMVLPVGSRELQDLILVRKSGDGIFRARLDGCAFVPLIGQEGFRE; encoded by the coding sequence ATGGACTCTCGCGAGCTCATGATCGAGCGCCAGCTCAAGGCGCGCGGAATCGCGAGCGAAGCTGTTCTTGCTGCTATGCGCAAGGTTCCACGTGAAGAATTCGTGGCTCCTGAGCTGCAGGAACATGCTTACGAGGACCGACCGTTGATCATCGGATGTTCGCAAACCATTTCCCAGCCGTATATCGTCGCTTCAATGCTTCAGGCGCTTGAATTGAGGCCTGAAGATCGCGTACTCGAATTGGGAACCGGTTCCGGATACCAGACTGCGCTGCTTTGCGAACTCTCCCAGAGCGTGATCAGCATCGAACGCCACGCTCCGCTCGCCGAATTGGCTCAGCAGCACCTCGCACGCCTCGGCTATAGGAACTTCGAAATCGTCGTTGGCGACGGCACGGTCGGATACTCGCCCGCAGCTCCTTACGATGCAATCATCGTTTCCGCCGCCGCTCCAGAAATCCCTCCAGCTCTCGTCGAGCAGCTTGCAGAACGCGGACGAATGGTTCTGCCAGTGGGAAGCCGAGAACTACAGGATTTAATTCTTGTAAGAAAAAGCGGGGATGGAATTTTTCGTGCTCGCCTCGACGGCTGCGCCTTCGTGCCGCTCATCGGTCAGGAGGGATTTCGCGAGTAA
- a CDS encoding translocation/assembly module TamB codes for MTADPITSPSRRRRWIVLGAIAAMIIGAIITALSYVHSNSFREMVRSEIVAQLERVTGGKVEVGSITWSLSGLQADVSNLTIYGKEKPGDIPYAHFDHAHVTLKVISFFRRELGLRELDVEHPVIHLIVYPDGSTNQPQPKIKQTSNGELEQLFALRADHLRIVDGELVLNEKRIPLDLEANGIAASMAYVAAPENGYKTHIQFGQVRLQRAGAEQVLSQGQTDFTIQKNAIHVSSLQWTSGKSRVQARGTVTDLRNPRIDATYSGTVELRSLGNALGIAELRDGAAEFGGTLRYRSSEDFFSSGHLKLTNGSYSGPELRLADVDATSDYTIDVDRITITKLNGRALGGSFNGGASLLHWIKLAPKTEIGTGPRRKLATKPVEGSVQLVVSGMQLGTALRAVLPAKSPVNRLQIASRAQGRVAVRWTGSPKLADATVDLNAESPAFVQPSELPLRGLIQVTYHGRDERIDVTGLSLATRMTRLNATGAIGIESQLKLSVNTSDLADLEPVMHAFGAQTQTLPAVVHGQASFNGTATGKLASPAIHGHIQAADFDTLVPSYPEIQGGERTSAASRNGQLLRWDSLDADINYSPNSISARNIVLKHGKAEILGTASANLRDGLFAADLPIEAHLRLLDNDIAGWQTIVGTSYPITGTFAAQVTLSGTEQDLRGRGHVQVTGGSVYGEPFRSLSADAQLRNRQLDFRNISFQQNGGHVTGAATYDLTSQSFTLNLTGNDFDLAHIGRLQNKKLPVGGRAQFTVAGSGTIHQPVLNAQITVKNLVLGGEQEGDLVGTAVTRGADLHVEARANTQIASANLKGDITVRGDWPAELHLDLAKLDFDPLLRVYLPGKLTGHSSMSGKLTLRGPLKHPNEVVVTGDIDQFATDIQNLRLRNEGPLRFSIGNGTAKIDQLHIVGTDTDITGSGSVELTGTQRLDLHGNGHLNLAILESFNSNLSSSGQVTFTVNATGKVDSPSLAGNVQIADGNVSLTNLPNGLSAINGTLTFDTNRLRVQTLTAKSGGGDLVLGGYITYANGLFFDLNATGHDIRIRYPEGVSSQATADLRLVGTAQNSVLSGDVTITKFGLTPQFDLATYVQRAKQTPAPPNPNSLVDNIRLDVHIVSTPELRVETSMARLSGDVDIRLRGTAARPSVMGRMSIAEGDITFNSTTYHLERGDVVFANPVRIEPVINVEASARVRDYDITLGFHGTPDKLNITYRSEPPLPSEDIIALLAFGRTRQETEVQAEQGSQAATGETFAQSASSAILGEALNAAVSSRVQKLFGISRIKIDPNLGGTEGNPNARLTVEQQISKDLTVTYLTNLGQYAQEVVQVEYNINRNVSLVAVRDYTGVLAIDLRVRQRKR; via the coding sequence ATGACCGCCGATCCGATCACGTCCCCTTCACGCAGACGCCGATGGATCGTGCTCGGAGCGATAGCTGCGATGATCATAGGCGCGATCATCACCGCGCTGAGCTATGTGCACAGCAACTCATTTCGCGAGATGGTTCGCAGCGAAATTGTCGCTCAGCTTGAACGGGTCACGGGCGGAAAGGTTGAGGTCGGCAGCATCACCTGGAGCTTATCCGGGCTGCAGGCCGACGTGAGCAACTTAACCATTTATGGGAAGGAGAAGCCGGGCGACATTCCCTATGCGCATTTCGATCATGCCCATGTCACATTGAAGGTCATCAGCTTCTTTCGCCGGGAGCTAGGGTTGCGTGAACTGGATGTCGAGCATCCGGTGATTCATCTGATCGTCTATCCCGACGGAAGCACGAATCAGCCGCAACCGAAGATCAAACAGACCTCGAATGGCGAACTCGAACAGTTGTTCGCCTTGCGTGCCGATCATCTCCGCATCGTCGATGGAGAGCTTGTGCTGAACGAGAAGCGGATTCCGCTGGACCTCGAGGCGAACGGTATAGCTGCGAGCATGGCGTACGTTGCCGCTCCAGAGAACGGCTATAAGACTCACATTCAATTCGGCCAAGTGCGTTTGCAGCGCGCGGGAGCCGAGCAGGTCCTCTCGCAAGGGCAAACGGATTTCACCATCCAGAAGAACGCGATCCACGTAAGCTCCCTGCAATGGACCAGCGGCAAATCGCGAGTGCAGGCAAGGGGAACTGTGACCGATCTGCGGAATCCGCGGATTGATGCAACGTACAGCGGAACTGTTGAGCTGCGCTCTCTTGGAAACGCTCTCGGCATAGCGGAACTGCGCGACGGCGCCGCCGAGTTCGGTGGGACGCTGCGTTATCGGTCATCTGAAGATTTCTTCAGTTCAGGACACCTCAAACTGACAAACGGCTCCTACTCGGGACCCGAGCTTCGTCTGGCCGACGTCGATGCAACTTCGGACTACACCATCGACGTCGACCGAATAACGATCACGAAATTGAACGGACGAGCACTGGGGGGCAGCTTCAATGGCGGAGCAAGTCTGCTGCACTGGATCAAACTCGCTCCCAAAACGGAAATAGGAACCGGACCGCGCAGAAAACTTGCGACCAAACCAGTGGAAGGATCCGTTCAGCTCGTTGTATCAGGAATGCAGTTGGGGACGGCCTTGCGTGCAGTGCTTCCGGCAAAGAGTCCGGTAAACCGCTTGCAAATCGCCTCTCGGGCGCAAGGTCGTGTCGCCGTTCGCTGGACTGGTTCGCCCAAGCTTGCTGACGCGACTGTGGATCTGAACGCGGAATCGCCGGCGTTTGTACAACCATCCGAGCTACCTTTACGCGGACTGATTCAAGTTACCTATCACGGGCGCGATGAGCGCATCGACGTCACCGGCCTCAGTCTCGCCACTCGTATGACGCGACTGAACGCCACGGGCGCAATCGGAATCGAGTCCCAACTGAAGCTCTCGGTCAACACATCCGATCTCGCCGATCTTGAGCCGGTGATGCACGCTTTCGGCGCTCAAACACAAACGCTGCCTGCCGTTGTACATGGACAAGCTTCGTTCAACGGCACGGCCACAGGAAAGCTGGCCTCGCCTGCGATTCACGGGCACATCCAGGCTGCTGACTTCGACACTCTAGTGCCTTCATATCCCGAGATTCAGGGTGGGGAAAGGACTTCTGCAGCCTCCCGGAATGGACAACTGCTGCGATGGGATTCTTTGGATGCCGACATAAATTATTCGCCGAATTCCATTTCGGCACGCAACATTGTTCTGAAGCACGGAAAGGCTGAAATTCTGGGAACCGCCAGCGCGAATCTGCGCGATGGCTTATTCGCAGCCGACTTACCAATTGAGGCACATTTAAGACTGCTCGACAATGACATTGCCGGCTGGCAGACCATCGTTGGAACCAGCTATCCCATAACGGGGACATTCGCCGCTCAAGTCACATTGTCCGGGACAGAACAGGATCTTCGCGGCCGAGGACATGTGCAAGTCACGGGCGGATCCGTCTACGGAGAGCCGTTTCGGTCGCTTTCTGCCGATGCCCAACTGCGAAACCGGCAGCTCGATTTTCGCAACATATCATTCCAGCAAAACGGTGGACACGTCACCGGTGCAGCCACCTACGATCTCACCTCCCAAAGTTTTACGTTGAATCTGACCGGGAATGACTTCGATCTCGCTCACATCGGGCGATTGCAAAACAAGAAACTGCCGGTGGGCGGCCGCGCTCAATTTACGGTTGCGGGATCAGGAACAATCCACCAGCCGGTACTGAACGCGCAGATTACTGTGAAGAATCTCGTGCTTGGCGGAGAGCAGGAAGGCGACCTCGTAGGCACTGCGGTTACCCGCGGAGCAGACCTTCACGTCGAGGCGCGCGCAAACACTCAGATCGCGTCGGCGAATCTCAAAGGAGACATCACCGTGCGCGGGGACTGGCCGGCTGAGTTGCATCTCGATTTGGCGAAGCTCGATTTTGATCCGCTCCTGAGAGTGTATCTGCCCGGCAAGTTGACCGGGCATTCGTCGATGTCCGGCAAACTCACCCTGCGCGGTCCGTTGAAGCACCCGAATGAAGTTGTCGTCACGGGTGACATCGATCAGTTCGCGACTGACATTCAGAATCTCAGGCTGCGCAATGAGGGGCCTCTGCGATTCTCAATTGGCAATGGGACGGCCAAGATCGATCAACTGCACATCGTGGGAACAGACACCGACATTACCGGATCGGGAAGTGTGGAGCTTACCGGCACGCAGCGGCTCGATTTGCATGGAAACGGTCATCTAAACCTTGCCATCCTCGAAAGCTTCAACTCCAATCTCTCGTCTTCGGGCCAGGTGACATTTACGGTGAACGCCACCGGGAAGGTAGATTCGCCATCGCTCGCCGGCAACGTGCAGATTGCGGACGGAAACGTTTCATTGACCAATCTTCCCAATGGGCTCAGCGCCATTAACGGAACGCTTACCTTCGACACCAATCGCTTGCGCGTGCAGACGCTTACGGCAAAGAGCGGCGGTGGCGATCTAGTGCTTGGTGGCTATATCACTTACGCCAACGGCCTGTTCTTCGACTTAAATGCGACCGGACACGACATTCGCATTCGCTACCCAGAAGGCGTAAGTTCGCAAGCGACGGCGGACCTGCGGCTGGTGGGAACGGCACAGAACTCGGTACTTTCGGGCGATGTCACGATTACCAAGTTCGGACTCACTCCGCAATTTGACCTTGCGACGTATGTACAACGAGCCAAGCAGACGCCTGCTCCTCCCAATCCGAATTCGCTCGTAGATAACATTCGACTTGATGTCCACATAGTTTCTACGCCCGAGCTGCGCGTCGAAACCTCGATGGCGCGGCTCTCAGGAGACGTCGATATTCGGCTGAGAGGCACGGCAGCAAGGCCGTCCGTCATGGGACGGATGAGTATTGCCGAAGGGGATATTACCTTCAACAGTACTACTTACCATCTCGAACGCGGCGACGTGGTGTTTGCTAACCCGGTGCGCATTGAGCCTGTCATCAATGTGGAGGCGTCCGCGCGCGTACGTGATTACGACATTACTCTGGGCTTCCACGGTACCCCCGACAAGCTGAACATTACCTACCGCTCCGAGCCCCCTCTGCCGTCGGAAGACATCATCGCCCTGCTCGCGTTCGGTCGCACGCGGCAGGAAACAGAAGTTCAGGCCGAACAAGGATCTCAAGCGGCAACCGGCGAGACCTTCGCCCAAAGCGCTTCGAGTGCCATTTTGGGAGAAGCATTAAATGCTGCCGTGAGCAGTCGCGTACAAAAGCTGTTCGGAATTAGCCGCATCAAGATTGATCCCAATCTGGGCGGAACAGAAGGGAATCCCAACGCGCGCCTGACCGTCGAGCAGCAGATTTCCAAGGACCTGACCGTGACTTACCTGACAAACCTCGGGCAGTACGCGCAAGAAGTCGTGCAGGTTGAGTACAACATCAACAGAAACGTTTCCCTGGTCGCCGTCCGCGACTACACCGGCGTGCTCGCAATCGATCTGCGCGTTCGGCAGCGAAAGAGATAA